The Triticum aestivum cultivar Chinese Spring chromosome 7B, IWGSC CS RefSeq v2.1, whole genome shotgun sequence genome window below encodes:
- the LOC123161143 gene encoding protein DETOXIFICATION 16 has product MEEPLVDKTGEESLVVIEVKKQLYLAGPLIVGSLLQDVVQMISVMFVGHLGELALSSASIATSFAGVTGFSLLSGMSSSLDTLCGQAFGAKQHHLLGIYKQRAILVLTPVSAVVAVIWGYTGQILLLFGQDPEIAMEAGSYIRWMIPSLFIYGLLQCHVRFLQTQNMVLPVMLSSGVTALNHILVCWLLVYKLGLGNKGAALANTISYLTNVSILALYIRLSPSCRSTWTGLSTEAFRDILSFLRLAIPSALMVCWEWWSFELLILASGFLPNPKLEASVLSISVNTISLVFRVPYGLSAAISTRVSNELGAGRPDAARSATQVIMVLGIASSVSVALAIVLVRNLWGYAYSNDKEVVEYISRIMPIIAVAFLFDDMQCVLSGVVRGCGLQSIGSYVNLSAYYLVGIPAALCFAFIYHLGGVGLWMGITCALVVQTVLFMSITLRTNWDREASKARDRVSITSLPLDLAA; this is encoded by the exons ATGGAGGAGCCCCTTGTTGACAAGACAGGAGAGGAGAGCCTGGTAGTGATTGAGGTGAAGAAGCAGTTGTACCTTGCCGGGCCTCTCATCGTCGGAAGCCTCCTACAGGATGTGGTCCAAATGATATCGGTCATGTTTGTGGGTCATCTCGGCGAACTTGCTCTCTCGAGTGCCTCCATCGCAACCTCCTTCGCCGGTGTAACTGGATTCAGCTTGTTG TCCGGCATGTCGAGCAGCTTGGACACGCTGTGTGGGCAAGCCTTTGGGGCAAAGCAACACCATCTTCTTGGCATCTACAAGCAGAGGGCAATCCTTGTGCTCACTCCGGTGAGCGCCGTGGTTGCCGTAATCTGGGGATACACTGGCCAGATTCTTCTGTTGTTTGGACAGGACCCTGAGATTGCCATGGAAGCAGGGAGCTACATCCGGTGGATGATTCCGTCGCTGTTTATCTATGGTCTGCTGCAGTGCCATGTCCGGTTCCTACAGACACAGAACATGGTCCTCCCGGTGATGCTGAGCTCGGGCGTCACGGCGCTCAACCATATCTTGGTGTGCTGGCTGCTGGTCTACAAGCTTGGCCTGGGCAACAAGGGTGCTGCCTTGGCCAATACAATCTCCTACCTCACCAATGTGTCCATTTTGGCTCTTTACATCAGGCTCTCCCCATCTTGTAGGAGCACTTGGACGGGGCTGTCAACGGAGGCATTCCGCGACATCCTCAGTTTCTTGAGGCTTGCCATCCCATCAGCCCTTATGGTTTG CTGGGAGTGGTGGTCGTTTGAGCTCCTAATACTTGCTTCCGGATTTCTGCCAAATCCTAAGCTCGAGGCATCGGTACTATCAATTAG TGTAAATACTATCTCACTGGTATTCAGGGTCCCGTATGGGCTTAGTGCAGCTATAAG CACCCGTGTATCGAATGAATTAGGTGCTGGACGACCGGATGCTGCCCGTTCGGCGACCCAGGTGATCATGGTCCTAGGAATTGCGTCAAGCGTATCGGTTGCTCTTGCAATTGTTTTGGTGCGCAATCTATGGGGGTATGCATACAGCAACGACAAGGAAGTGGTGGAGTATATCTCTAGAATTATGCCGATTATTGCCGTGGCATTCTTGTTTGATGACATGCAGTGTGTTCTTTCAG GCGTTGTTAGGGGCTGTGGCCTTCAAAGTATTGGTTCCTATGTCAATCTCAGTGCGTATTACCTTGTGGGCATCCCAGCGGCTCTATGTTTTGCCTTTATCTACCATCTTGGTGGAGTG GGGCTATGGATGGGAATAACCTGCGCACTTGTCGTGCAGACGGTGTTGTTCATGTCCATTACTCTTCGCACTAACTGGGACAGAGAA GCTTCGAAGGCCAGGGACAGGGTTTCCATTACTTCCTTGCCTCTAGACTTGGCGGCGTGA